A single region of the Nitrososphaerota archaeon genome encodes:
- a CDS encoding DEAD/DEAH box helicase translates to MKVKQRETAKPLETTVDDTVFGRLSKPIQKAILSKGFTTPTEPQAKAIPKILDGKNILLVAPTGTGKTEAAFLPVLDMLYRLKEKPVGIKVLYVTPLRALNRDLLDRLEWWCKRLDIRLAVRHGDTETRERGKQALVPPDILITTPETLQAILPGRIMHGHLKSVRWVVVDEVHELAGEKRGSQFTVALERLREITDHNFQTIGLSATIGTPRKVAEFLVGETGGSIDVLSVPVARYMNLEIVYPKAGKEDYELASKLYTYPDVAARLHVMSDLIYDASSVLIFTNTRTEAEALMNRFRIWNADFPIAVHHGSLSRATRIATEKALKEGKIEGIICTSSLELGIDIGHLDLVIQYNSPRDATRLIQRVGRSGHRIGAFPRGVIVTQDSEDTLEAAVIARRALHEKLEPVEIPDSPLDTLTQQVAGLLLWKNRWRFQEALDIIRRAYPYRNLSVEDLKLVLQYMFERYPKLIWASFEEEIFSKPRDLTGLYEYYFGNLSMIPDERHYLVINDEDKTPIGVLDEAFVAEHGEVGTKFVEGGSVWKIRQVYRDKVYVEPEKNPLGAIPTWIGDEIPVPFEVASEVGAILGETEERLKKGEDLDSITEELAERYPAGKEVFRRALQEATEQVKLGLPVPTDRRLTLERWGEFIILQSPAGHRINRAFARALGHLLALDIGASVGVQQDPYRVVLKIKRVPLERINLLLKRIGEKDLKSLVVDAAVKTGLFKRRFLHVAKKFGAVEKDADLTSSNVESLIESLRGTAIFKEAVKTVLREDLDVEGLATLAKRIASGEVEIAVLGDVEEPSPISRIGLEEISRKSDIVPPARMRQILLKSTRARLLNEVFTVVCTDCWDYVEPKKVVEMQDITCPECGSQRIGFTSDGEEDVRRLSESMRGSGEPPKRFRRMASRITGSAELYQEHGFPAVVVLAGRGIRSSDASEILKHDKIITEEMIERILEGEKKALKRRYSG, encoded by the coding sequence TACCGGTTCTGGATATGCTGTATCGTCTGAAGGAAAAACCAGTAGGCATCAAGGTGCTCTACGTTACCCCTCTGCGAGCACTTAACCGTGATCTGCTTGACCGCCTAGAATGGTGGTGTAAACGGCTCGACATCAGGCTTGCTGTTCGACACGGTGACACCGAAACTAGGGAGCGGGGTAAGCAGGCGCTGGTTCCACCGGACATCCTGATCACCACTCCGGAGACGCTTCAAGCCATCCTCCCCGGACGCATAATGCATGGCCACCTGAAATCGGTTCGCTGGGTCGTTGTAGACGAAGTGCATGAGCTTGCAGGTGAAAAGCGGGGAAGCCAGTTCACGGTTGCTCTTGAACGACTCCGCGAAATCACTGACCACAATTTCCAGACAATCGGATTGTCAGCCACCATCGGTACTCCTCGCAAAGTCGCCGAGTTCCTCGTCGGAGAAACAGGCGGTTCCATTGATGTGCTCTCAGTCCCAGTGGCTCGATACATGAATCTAGAGATAGTTTATCCCAAGGCCGGGAAGGAGGATTACGAGCTCGCCTCTAAACTCTACACCTACCCCGATGTTGCCGCTCGTCTCCACGTGATGAGCGACCTGATCTACGACGCCAGCTCAGTGCTGATCTTCACAAACACCCGAACCGAGGCGGAGGCGTTGATGAACCGCTTCCGAATATGGAACGCAGACTTCCCAATTGCGGTTCACCACGGCTCCCTATCCCGAGCCACAAGAATCGCCACGGAGAAGGCGTTGAAGGAGGGAAAAATCGAAGGTATCATCTGCACCAGCTCCCTTGAACTCGGAATTGACATCGGCCACCTAGACCTAGTGATCCAGTACAACTCACCTAGAGATGCTACCAGGCTTATTCAGCGAGTTGGGCGTAGCGGTCACAGAATTGGAGCATTTCCGCGTGGAGTAATTGTGACCCAAGACTCTGAAGACACGTTGGAGGCCGCTGTAATCGCTAGGCGAGCTTTGCATGAGAAGCTGGAGCCGGTTGAGATACCTGATTCTCCGCTGGACACGTTGACGCAGCAAGTCGCCGGCCTGTTGCTGTGGAAGAACAGATGGCGGTTCCAAGAAGCATTAGACATCATACGGCGAGCCTACCCGTACAGAAACCTCAGCGTCGAGGATTTGAAGCTGGTTCTTCAATACATGTTTGAGCGGTATCCGAAGCTGATATGGGCCTCTTTCGAAGAGGAGATTTTCAGCAAGCCGCGGGATCTGACGGGACTCTACGAGTATTACTTCGGGAACCTCAGCATGATTCCTGATGAGAGACACTACCTTGTGATTAACGACGAGGATAAGACACCGATTGGGGTGCTTGACGAAGCCTTTGTAGCGGAGCACGGCGAGGTCGGCACCAAGTTCGTTGAAGGCGGCTCGGTGTGGAAGATCAGGCAGGTCTACAGAGACAAGGTGTACGTTGAGCCTGAGAAGAACCCTCTGGGCGCAATCCCCACCTGGATCGGTGACGAAATCCCAGTCCCCTTCGAAGTCGCTTCGGAAGTAGGTGCTATCCTAGGTGAAACCGAGGAGCGGCTGAAGAAAGGAGAAGACCTAGACTCAATCACCGAAGAGCTGGCTGAGCGATACCCCGCCGGAAAAGAGGTGTTTCGCCGAGCCCTGCAGGAGGCTACTGAGCAGGTGAAACTTGGGTTACCAGTACCTACTGATAGGCGGTTGACGCTTGAACGCTGGGGAGAATTCATCATCCTCCAGTCACCTGCAGGCCACCGTATCAACCGCGCCTTCGCAAGAGCCCTCGGCCATTTGTTGGCCTTAGATATCGGTGCCTCCGTAGGTGTGCAGCAGGATCCTTACCGCGTAGTTTTGAAGATTAAGCGGGTGCCGCTCGAACGAATTAATCTGCTTCTCAAACGAATTGGTGAGAAGGATCTGAAGAGCCTCGTGGTTGATGCGGCGGTTAAGACAGGCCTGTTTAAGCGAAGATTTCTCCATGTTGCCAAGAAGTTTGGAGCGGTTGAGAAGGATGCTGATTTAACCAGCTCCAACGTCGAAAGCCTAATCGAGAGTTTGAGAGGCACAGCGATATTCAAAGAGGCTGTGAAAACGGTTCTGAGAGAAGATCTGGATGTTGAAGGACTAGCCACACTAGCTAAGAGGATTGCTTCAGGTGAGGTGGAGATCGCGGTGCTAGGCGATGTGGAGGAGCCTTCACCGATTTCCCGCATAGGACTCGAAGAGATTAGCAGAAAATCTGATATTGTGCCGCCTGCTAGAATGCGTCAAATCCTGCTCAAATCCACTAGGGCGAGGCTGCTGAACGAGGTTTTCACGGTCGTCTGCACAGACTGCTGGGACTACGTGGAGCCGAAGAAGGTGGTGGAGATGCAGGATATCACCTGCCCAGAGTGCGGTAGCCAGAGAATAGGCTTCACCAGCGACGGCGAAGAGGACGTGAGAAGGCTAAGTGAGAGTATGCGTGGTAGCGGGGAGCCACCTAAACGGTTTAGACGCATGGCCAGCAGAATCACCGGTTCGGCTGAGCTGTATCAGGAGCATGGTTTCCCTGCTGTTGTGGTGTTAGCAGGCCGCGGCATCAGATCCTCTGACGCCTCAGAAATCCTGAAGCATGACAAAATCATCACTGAGGAAATGATTGAGCGGATCCTTGAGGGGGAGAAGAAGGCGTTGAAGAGACGCTACTCAGGCTGA